Proteins co-encoded in one Coraliomargarita parva genomic window:
- a CDS encoding methyltransferase domain-containing protein, with protein MSRDWNAAYLNDETPWDKGMPSPPLMEFLKRRQIAGTVLIPGCGLGHDVRLLAGQGAKVLGMDIAPAAVERARRVPPVADERFEAADFLTLPDEYVGRFDWVIEHTCLCALDLSQRTEYVESVCRALKPGGYYLAVFYRMIPHDDGNGPPFPISEASIDALFGGVFDILERFVPSESYSSRPYGCEEVCYMQLNGGC; from the coding sequence ATGCCCTCGCCGCCGTTGATGGAATTCCTGAAGCGGCGGCAGATCGCAGGGACGGTCTTGATCCCCGGTTGCGGCCTCGGGCATGATGTCCGTTTGCTCGCGGGGCAGGGGGCAAAGGTGCTGGGGATGGACATTGCGCCCGCCGCGGTCGAACGGGCGAGGCGGGTGCCTCCAGTTGCAGACGAACGTTTTGAGGCCGCCGATTTCCTCACTCTGCCGGATGAATACGTGGGACGCTTTGATTGGGTGATCGAGCACACTTGTCTCTGTGCCTTGGATTTATCGCAACGGACCGAATATGTAGAATCGGTGTGTCGTGCGCTAAAGCCGGGGGGCTACTATCTCGCGGTGTTTTACCGTATGATTCCCCATGATGATGGAAACGGGCCGCCATTTCCAATTTCCGAGGCATCCATTGATGCCCTCTTCGGTGGGGTGTTTGACATTTTGGAACGCTTTGTTCCGTCCGAGTCATATTCCAGTCGCCCCTACGGTTGCGAGGAGGTTTGCTATATGCAACTGAACGGAGGCTGCTGA